In Papaver somniferum cultivar HN1 chromosome 1, ASM357369v1, whole genome shotgun sequence, a genomic segment contains:
- the LOC113318197 gene encoding pentatricopeptide repeat-containing protein At3g02650, mitochondrial-like, with translation MWRSKARSILLRCSIQSSSASIQNKVLQSKTLTTLIESPPFHFSRLLSLSTQNPRFYSNESNVNQHDEINVFDETPPLISPESLDPFSVSDENDSQIETPNFVSQSNETDTTSSESEVELVVDEQIEVVDVEKLESVLQFFQGVGSLDGSIEESLEKMKLDVNEEFGLKLIQTPNVNGHHLISFVRWASQKDGSFMTSRIVDALVKAIGDGLRPIEKKEVYFLWDLIKEIGEKREVVLNTEILNGLIASLYMLGRGKAAKEVFDKFEEFGCDPDGNTYYFTVEALCNRKIFDGAWVVCDKMLNSGKLPDDMKIGKMIVSLCKGYRVKDAHMVYLMAKEKNKCLPMWSVNFLINGLCRKSETVKLAREVLQGLSGDSRKLANKCFNFAVRALCQCKDIEGAKELLFEMIMEGPAPGHPAFNSVITALSKAGELDEALKLVKVMESRKLRPNIYTYTVIINGYVKGGQMIEAIKILEQAKKTHRKLTSDPYHILIRGYCQLEETDKALNLLTEMKESGIVADENDYKDVIRSLCLNTLDWETAEKLLEEMKVHGMCLSGNSQGLIKAVKELQKEESEAPQESIAA, from the coding sequence ATGTGGAGATCAAAAGCAAGATCAATACTACTCAGATGCTCAATACAATCATCATCAGCTTCAATTCAAAACAAGGTATTACAATCTAAAACCCTAACAACACTAATCGAATCTCCACCTTTTCATTTCTCACGTTTATTGTCACTATCaacccaaaaccctagattttactCTAATGAATCAAATGTCAATCAGCATGATGAAATTAATGTTTTTGATGAAACCCCACCTTTGATTTCACCTGAATCACTTGACCCATTTAGTGTTTCTGATGAGAATGATTCACAAATTGAAACCCCTAATTTTGTGTCTCAATCAAATGAAACTGATACGACAAGTAGTGAATCAGAAGTGGAACTAGTTGTTGATGAACAGATTGAAGTGGTAGATGTTGAGAAACTTGAGAGTGTATTGCAGTTTTTTCAAGGTGTGGGTAGTTTAGATGGGTCTATTGAAGAATCTCTAGAGAAGATGAAGTTGGATGTAAATGAGGAATTTGGATTGAAATTAATTCAAACTCCAAATGTCAATGGTCATCACTTGATTAGCTTCGTAAGATGGGCTTCGCAAAAGGATGGATCTTTTATGACTAGTAGAATTGTAGATGCACTTGTTAAGGCTATTGGTGATGGTTTGAGGCCTATTGAAAAGAAAGAAGTTTATTTTTTATGGGATTTGATTAAGGAGATTGGGGAGAAGCGTGAGGTTGTGCTGAATACTGAGATACTCAATGGATTGATTGCTTCGTTGTATATGTTGGGTAGAGGTAAAGCTGCTAAAGAGGTATTTGATAAGTTTGAGGAATTTGGATGTGACCCGGACGGTAACACTTATTATTTCACAGTTGAAGCACTTTGCAATCGTAAGATTTTCGATGGGGCGTGGGTTGTTTGTGATAAGATGCTTAATTCAGGAAAGTTGCCTGATGATATGAAGATTGGTAAGATGATTGTTAGTTTGTGTAAAGGTTATAGAGTGaaagatgctcatatggtttatTTGATGGCTAAAGAGAAGAACAAATGTCTGCCAATGTGGTCTGTTAATTTTTTGATTAATGGGCTATGTAGAAAGAGTGAAACTGTTAAGTTAGCCCGGGAGGTTTTACAGGGTTTGTCAGGAGATTCACGAAAGCTTGCTAACAAGTGTTTCAATTTTGCTGTTCGTGCTTTATGTCAATGTAAAGATATTGAAGGAGCGAAGGAATTGTTGTTTGAGATGATTATGGAAGGGCCAGCTCCTGGACACCCAGCGTTTAATTCAGTAATTACTGCTCTATCAAAGGCTGGAGAATTGGATGAAGCACTGAAGTTAGTTAAAGTGATGGAGAGTCGAAAATTGAGACCTAATATATACACCTACACTGTTATTATAAATGGTTATGTAAAGGGAGGTCAGATGATTGAGGCGATTAAAATTCTAGAGCAGGCAAAAAAGACGCATCGGAAGCTTACTTCTGATCCTTACCATATCTTAATTCGTGGGTATTGCCAGCTTGAAGAAACTGATAAAGCATTGAATCTGTTGACTGAGATGAAGGAGAGTGGTATCGTAGCAGATGAGAATGACTATAAAGATGTGATCCGATCTCTTTGTCTTAATACTTTGGATTGGGAAACAGCAGAGAAGCTATTAGAAGAAATGAAAGTACATGGCATGTGTCTTTCTGGGAATAGCCAAGGTCTTATAAAGGCAGTCAAGGAATTGCAAAAGGAGGAATCTGAAGCTCCACAAGAGAGTATTGCAGCTTAA
- the LOC113338011 gene encoding V-type proton ATPase subunit H-like, with protein sequence MDDAELTTENVLKRDVHWESYMTHKMITITCLGKIRRYDNQSESHKAALLDDDGAAYVKLFVNILRNNPFQENGTISRYVFKKETVEYVLALIDEMLTANPKRATLFHDESFASEDTYEPFLSLLWKGNWFIQNKSCKILSAIISARPRNQSGLSTHVKSSHSKVKSTSIDDVLKGLMEWVCAQLKYPSHPSRGIPSAISRLSTLLKEPSVKSSFVQSDGVKLLIPMISPATTQKSVQLLYETCLCIWLLSYYEPAVRYLASSRTLLRLVDVVKSSTKEKVVRVVVLILKNLLSKGTLGPKMVVVGLPQIVQNLKARAWNDEDLLEGLNQLEEGLKNNIKEMSSFDKYKQEVLLGHLDWSPMHKDPMFWRENIFNFEDNDFQILRVLITILGTSSDPRALAIVCNDLSQFIQHHSSGRLIVNDLKAKDGVLKLINHENTEVTLNALLCIQKLLLGAKYAGVLLA encoded by the exons ATGGATGATGCTGAGTTAACTACAGAGAAT GTTCTGAAGAGGGATGTCCATTGGGAGTCTTACATGACGCATAAGATGATCACAATAACATGCCTTGGCAAAATTAGGCGTTATGACAATCAATCCGAAAGCCACAAGGCAGCATTGCTTGATGAT GATGGTGCAGCTTATGTCAAGCTGTTTGTTAACATTTTGCGTAATAATCCTTTCCAAGAGAATGGAACCATCTCACGTTATGTATTTAAAAAGGAAACAGTGGAGTATGTTCTAGCACTTATCGATGAAATGCTCACAG CAAACCCAAAGCGAGCCACTCTATTCCATGATGAATCTTTTGCAAGTGAAGATACTTACGAACCTTTCTTAAG tTTGCTTTGGAAGGGTAATTGGTTCATTCAAAATAAGAGTTGTAAAATATTGTCTGCAATAATAAG TGCTAGACCAAGGAACCAGAGTGGTCTTAGTACACATGTAAAATCCTCACATTCGAAGGTCAAGTCCACTTCAATTGATGATGTACTGAAAGGATTGATGGAGTGGGTCTGTGCTCAG CTGAAGTATCCTTCCCATCCTTCTCGTGGCATTCCAAGTGCTATCAGTCGCCTATCTACCTTGCTGAAAGAGCCGTCAGTCAAGTCTTCATTTGTGCAATCCGATGGAGTGAAGCTGCTAATCCCAATGATTTCTCCAGCGACCACTCAGAAATCCGTCCAG CTCCTTTATGAGACATGCCTCTGTATTTGGCTCTTGTCTTACTATGAACCAGCAGTTAGGTATCTTGCTTCTTCAAGGACCCTGCTAAGACTAGTCGATGTTGTCAAAAGTTCCACCAAGGAGAAG GTTGTGCGAGTTGTTGTCTTAATCCTGAAAAATTTGCTGTCCAAGGGGACACTCGGGCCCAAGATGGTAGTGGTCGGGCTACCTCAGATTGTTCAAAATTTGAAGGCTCGTGCATGGAATGATGAG GATTTGTTGGAGGGACTTAATCAACTTGAAGAGGGACTTAAAAATAACATTAAGGAAATGAGTTCTTTTGACAAGTACAAGCAGGAAGTTCTTCTCGGCCATCTTGACTGGTCGCCCATGCACAAGGATCCTATGTTTTGGCGTGAAAATATTTTCAACTTCGAGGACAATGATTTCCAG ATCCTACGAGTCCTAATCACAATCCTCGGCACATCCAGCGATCCTCGGGCTTTAGCTATTGTTTGCAATGATCTATCACAATTCATTCAGCACCATTCATCTGGAAGGCTCATAGTCAACGATCTCAAAGCTAAGGACGGGGTATTGAAGTTAATAAATCATGAAAACACAGAGGTCACTTTGAATGCTCTTCTCTGTATCCAGAAGCTGCTCCTTGGTGCAAAATATGCAGGCGTTTTGCTAGCTTGA